In Streptomyces ambofaciens ATCC 23877, a single genomic region encodes these proteins:
- a CDS encoding precorrin-8X methylmutase, with protein MSRVVHPIEQESFRRLRARLDTSPFPPLTRAVVERVIHSAADLEYASDLVLDESTLTRAHAALHAGAPVVVDVEMVAAGITRRETVCRLKDAVAGPGLTRSAHAMRLAYEQVGPGALWVIGCAPTALEELLTLDASPALVIGLPVGFVGAAESKAALRESGLPAVSNVSEKGGSAVAAAALNALLYHPLPSEEPEEKL; from the coding sequence GTGAGCCGGGTCGTGCACCCCATCGAGCAGGAGTCCTTCCGGCGGTTGCGCGCCCGGCTGGACACCTCGCCCTTCCCGCCCCTGACCCGGGCGGTCGTCGAGCGGGTCATCCACTCCGCGGCCGACCTGGAGTACGCCTCTGACCTCGTCCTCGACGAGAGCACGCTGACGAGGGCCCACGCGGCGCTGCACGCCGGGGCGCCGGTCGTCGTGGACGTGGAGATGGTCGCGGCCGGGATCACCCGGCGGGAGACCGTGTGCCGGCTGAAGGACGCCGTCGCCGGTCCCGGGCTGACCCGTTCGGCGCACGCGATGCGGCTGGCGTACGAGCAGGTCGGGCCCGGCGCGCTCTGGGTGATCGGCTGTGCGCCGACCGCGCTGGAGGAACTGCTCACCCTCGACGCCTCCCCCGCGCTCGTCATCGGGCTGCCCGTCGGTTTCGTCGGGGCGGCCGAGTCCAAGGCGGCACTGCGGGAGAGCGGGCTGCCCGCCGTGAGCAACGTGTCCGAGAAGGGCGGTTCGGCGGTCGCCGCGGCCGCGCTGAACGCCCTGCTGTACCACCCCCTTCCGTCCGAGGAACCCGAGGAGAAACTGTGA
- a CDS encoding sirohydrochlorin chelatase: MTTPPALLIAGHGTRDEAGAEAFRDFVRELGRRHPELPVAGGFIELSPPPLGEAVAELVERGVRRFAAVPLMLVSAGHAKGDIPAALSREKERHPGISYTYGRPLGPHPALLRVLERRLEEAVDPSWDRSEVTVLLVGRGSTDPDANAEVFKAARLLWEGRGWGAVETAFVSLAKPDVPGGLDRCVRLGARRIVVLPYFLFTGILPDRVRHQTEEWAAARPEAEVRSADVIGPEPELLDLVWERYEEAVKGDLRMNCDSCVYRIALPGFEDKVGLPQQPHFHPDDDGHHHHGHHHGHGHAHSPAH; encoded by the coding sequence GTGACGACCCCGCCCGCCCTGCTCATCGCCGGACACGGCACCCGGGACGAGGCCGGAGCCGAGGCGTTCCGCGACTTCGTGCGCGAGCTGGGCCGCCGCCACCCCGAACTGCCCGTCGCGGGCGGCTTCATCGAGCTGTCGCCGCCACCGCTGGGCGAGGCGGTGGCCGAGCTGGTCGAGCGCGGGGTGCGCCGGTTCGCCGCGGTGCCGCTGATGCTGGTGTCCGCGGGGCACGCCAAGGGCGACATCCCGGCGGCGCTGTCCCGCGAGAAGGAACGCCACCCCGGCATCTCGTACACCTACGGGCGTCCGCTGGGCCCGCACCCCGCGCTGCTGCGGGTGCTGGAGCGGCGCCTGGAGGAGGCCGTCGATCCCTCCTGGGACCGCTCGGAGGTGACCGTGCTGCTGGTGGGGCGCGGTTCCACGGACCCGGACGCCAACGCCGAGGTGTTCAAGGCGGCGCGGCTGCTGTGGGAGGGGCGCGGGTGGGGGGCCGTGGAGACGGCGTTCGTGTCGCTGGCGAAGCCGGACGTGCCGGGCGGCCTGGACCGGTGTGTGCGGCTGGGGGCGCGGCGGATCGTGGTCCTGCCGTACTTCCTGTTCACCGGCATCCTCCCGGACCGGGTCCGGCACCAGACCGAGGAGTGGGCCGCGGCGCGCCCGGAGGCCGAGGTACGCTCGGCGGACGTCATCGGGCCGGAGCCGGAGCTGCTGGACCTGGTGTGGGAGCGGTACGAGGAGGCCGTCAAGGGCGACCTGCGGATGAACTGCGACTCCTGTGTGTACCGGATCGCGCTGCCCGGGTTCGAGGACAAGGTGGGGCTGCCGCAGCAGCCGCACTTCCACCCCGACGACGACGGCCATCACCACCACGGGCACCATCACGGGCATGGACACGCACACTCCCCCGCGCACTGA
- the cobC gene encoding Rv2231c family pyridoxal phosphate-dependent protein CobC, translated as MDTHTPPRTEGPAVDLDLRHHGDAEVRDDGSTLVDLAVNVRADTPPAWLREHVAASLGSLAAYPDGRAARAAVAARHGLPVERVLLTAGAAEAFVLLARALKVSRPVVVHPQFTEPEAALRDAGHTVGRVLLREADGFRLEAAVVPEEADLVVIGNPTNPTSVLHPAATITELARPGRTLVVDEAFMDAVPGEREALAGRTDVPGLVVLRSLTKTWGLAGLRIGYVLAAPETIAELERAQPLWPVSTPALAAAEACVAPRARAEAAHAAHRIAADRAHLVAGLAEFAAHGLRVAGPAAGPFVLVRLPHATAVRHRLRGLGYAVRRGDTFPGLGAEWLRLAVRDRATTDGFLRALGRAAAEPA; from the coding sequence ATGGACACGCACACTCCCCCGCGCACTGAGGGTCCGGCCGTGGATCTCGACCTGCGGCACCACGGGGACGCCGAGGTCCGCGACGACGGCTCGACGCTGGTGGACCTCGCGGTGAACGTCCGCGCGGACACGCCCCCGGCCTGGCTGCGCGAGCACGTCGCCGCCTCGCTCGGCTCCCTCGCGGCCTACCCGGACGGGCGGGCCGCGCGGGCTGCGGTGGCGGCGCGGCACGGGCTGCCGGTGGAACGGGTGCTGCTGACGGCGGGCGCGGCGGAGGCGTTCGTGCTGCTGGCGCGCGCGCTGAAGGTGAGCCGGCCGGTCGTGGTGCATCCCCAGTTCACGGAGCCGGAGGCGGCCCTGCGGGACGCGGGGCACACGGTCGGCCGGGTGCTGCTGCGGGAGGCGGACGGCTTCCGGCTGGAGGCGGCCGTGGTGCCCGAGGAGGCCGACCTGGTGGTGATCGGCAACCCGACGAACCCGACGTCGGTGCTGCATCCGGCGGCCACGATCACGGAACTGGCCCGCCCCGGGCGGACACTGGTCGTGGACGAGGCCTTCATGGACGCGGTGCCGGGTGAGCGGGAGGCGCTGGCCGGGCGCACCGACGTGCCCGGGCTGGTCGTCCTGCGCAGCCTCACCAAGACGTGGGGGTTGGCCGGGCTGCGCATCGGGTACGTCCTGGCGGCCCCGGAGACGATCGCGGAGCTGGAACGCGCCCAGCCGCTGTGGCCCGTGTCCACGCCGGCGCTGGCGGCCGCCGAGGCGTGCGTGGCGCCGCGGGCCCGGGCGGAGGCCGCCCACGCCGCGCACCGCATCGCCGCGGACCGGGCGCATCTCGTCGCCGGGCTCGCGGAGTTCGCCGCCCACGGCCTGCGGGTCGCCGGGCCGGCCGCGGGCCCCTTCGTCCTCGTCCGGCTCCCGCACGCCACCGCCGTACGCCACCGGCTGCGCGGTCTCGGGTACGCGGTGCGGCGGGGTGACACGTTCCCGGGCCTGGGCGCGGAGTGGCTGCGCCTGGCGGTACGGGACCGGGCGACGACGGACGGCTTCCTGCGGGCGCTGGGGCGAGCGGCGGCGGAACCGGCCTGA
- a CDS encoding SCO1860 family LAETG-anchored protein, translated as MNGNTFRMPARRLVTVAAATALAAGPAVLAGAGTAQATGDHGSASATVLRTALDVSLLNKTVNVPLEVTLNEVHAPETARKTALTAQLDGVDGGKAFSVLRADVAESSATATAAGSEGRTNLARARLHVPGLPLLSVVEVEQVTSTATCEAGKKPVADANLLGAVTVLGKKVTLTTGGTTQVRVPGVGEVRLDLSRTETTSRTAAATALELKVSVDPLDLNVAEVDGTLTLAKATCESPAAPEAEQPPAKADEPPAEQETEPAADVQPQGARAEADLAETGGSSATPYLAAGAAALVLAGGGSLLLARRRRG; from the coding sequence TTGAACGGCAACACCTTCCGCATGCCCGCACGCCGTCTCGTCACCGTCGCGGCGGCCACGGCCCTGGCCGCCGGTCCCGCGGTCCTGGCCGGCGCGGGCACCGCACAGGCGACCGGTGACCACGGCAGCGCGAGCGCCACCGTCCTGCGCACCGCGCTGGACGTGTCCCTGCTCAACAAGACCGTGAACGTCCCGCTCGAGGTCACCCTCAACGAGGTCCACGCGCCCGAGACGGCCCGGAAGACCGCGCTGACCGCACAGCTCGACGGCGTCGACGGCGGCAAGGCCTTCAGCGTGCTGCGGGCCGACGTGGCCGAGTCCAGCGCGACGGCGACCGCCGCCGGGAGCGAGGGCCGCACGAACCTCGCCCGCGCGCGGCTCCACGTCCCGGGCCTGCCGCTGCTGTCGGTGGTCGAGGTCGAGCAGGTCACCTCCACCGCGACGTGCGAGGCCGGGAAGAAGCCGGTCGCCGACGCGAACCTGCTGGGCGCGGTGACGGTCCTCGGCAAGAAGGTCACCCTGACCACCGGCGGGACGACGCAAGTGCGGGTGCCCGGTGTCGGCGAGGTGCGGCTCGACCTGTCCCGGACGGAGACCACCTCCCGTACGGCGGCGGCCACCGCGCTCGAACTCAAGGTGTCCGTCGACCCCCTCGACCTGAACGTCGCGGAGGTCGACGGCACCCTGACCCTGGCGAAGGCGACCTGCGAGTCCCCGGCGGCCCCCGAAGCGGAGCAGCCCCCGGCGAAGGCCGACGAGCCCCCCGCCGAGCAGGAAACCGAACCGGCCGCCGACGTGCAGCCCCAGGGCGCCCGCGCCGAGGCGGACCTCGCCGAGACGGGCGGCAGTTCGGCGACCCCGTATCTCGCCGCCGGGGCCGCGGCCCTGGTCCTGGCGGGCGGCGGCTCGCTGCTGCTGGCCCGGCGCCGACGGGGGTGA
- a CDS encoding amidohydrolase family protein, whose translation MSDRTVLHVKGRVLVGPEEVRDEVWVVDGRISYDRPAGAADVRTVTGWALPGLVDAHCHVGLDRHGAVPEDVAEKQALTDREAGTLLIRDAGSPSDTRWIDDREDLPKIIRAGRHIARTRRYIRNYAWEVEPEDLVAYVAQEVRRGDGWVKLVGDWIDRDLGDLSACWPRGAVEAAIAEAHRLGARVTAHCFAEDSLRDLVEAGIDCVEHATGLTDDTIPLFAERGVAIVPTLVNIATFPALADGGESRFPRWSAHMRRLHERRYDTVRSAYDAGIPVFVGTDAGGSLAHGLAAAEVAELVTAGIPPVEALAATTWAARRWLGRPGLEEGAPADLVVFDEDPRADVRVLAAPRRVVLNGRVVG comes from the coding sequence ATGAGCGATCGCACGGTGCTGCACGTGAAGGGTCGGGTGCTGGTCGGACCGGAGGAGGTCCGCGACGAGGTGTGGGTGGTCGACGGCCGGATCTCCTACGACCGTCCCGCGGGCGCGGCCGACGTCCGCACCGTCACGGGCTGGGCGCTGCCCGGCCTGGTCGACGCCCACTGCCATGTCGGCCTCGACCGGCACGGGGCCGTCCCCGAGGACGTCGCCGAGAAGCAGGCGCTGACCGACCGGGAGGCGGGCACCCTCCTCATCCGCGACGCGGGTTCGCCCTCCGACACCCGCTGGATCGACGACCGCGAGGACCTCCCGAAGATCATCCGGGCCGGCCGGCACATCGCCCGCACCCGGCGCTACATCCGCAACTACGCCTGGGAGGTCGAGCCCGAGGACCTCGTCGCGTACGTCGCCCAGGAGGTCCGGCGGGGCGACGGCTGGGTGAAGCTGGTCGGCGACTGGATCGACCGCGACCTCGGCGACCTGTCCGCCTGCTGGCCGCGCGGCGCCGTCGAGGCGGCGATCGCGGAGGCCCACCGCCTGGGCGCCCGCGTCACCGCCCACTGCTTCGCCGAGGACTCGCTGCGGGACCTGGTCGAGGCCGGCATCGACTGCGTCGAGCACGCCACGGGCCTGACCGACGACACGATCCCCCTCTTCGCCGAGCGGGGCGTTGCCATCGTGCCGACCCTGGTCAACATCGCCACCTTCCCCGCGCTCGCGGACGGCGGCGAGTCCAGGTTCCCCCGCTGGTCCGCCCACATGCGCCGGCTCCACGAACGCCGCTACGACACCGTGCGGAGCGCCTACGACGCCGGCATCCCGGTCTTCGTCGGCACCGACGCGGGAGGCTCCCTGGCCCACGGCCTGGCCGCGGCGGAGGTCGCCGAACTGGTGACCGCCGGCATCCCGCCCGTCGAGGCCCTCGCCGCGACGACCTGGGCCGCCCGGCGCTGGCTCGGACGCCCCGGCCTGGAGGAGGGCGCGCCGGCGGACCTGGTGGTGTTCGACGAGGACCCGCGCGCGGACGTGCGCGTGCTCGCCGCTCCGCGCCGGGTGGTGCTGAACGGGCGGGTGGTCGGTTAG
- a CDS encoding pyridoxal-phosphate-dependent aminotransferase family protein — translation MSHPFLDLAPLSAGRFAAIEDRVARLLGTGQDVVIMQGEALLPLEGAIRAAAGPGTVALNIVTGPYGQTFGNWLRDCGATVHDLAVPFHTAVSAEQVRQAFAEHPEIDFVSLVHAEAATGNTNPVAEIGEAVRAHGALFYLDAVASVGAEPVLPDAWGVDLCVIGAQKAMGGPAGVSAVSVSERAWARMAANPHAPRRSYLSLLDWKERWIDGGRKALLHAPAQLEMLALEACVERIEAEGPETVMARHASAAAATRAGALALGGGLEPYVYEAKDAAPVATTLRVPSGTDASELVARALESDPALPLAAGGGALAREMIRVNHYGPDATPGAVQSCLAALGAALAETGARTDLGAARHAAESAWEAQTGTGLSGA, via the coding sequence GTGAGCCACCCCTTCCTGGACCTCGCCCCGCTGAGCGCCGGCCGTTTCGCCGCGATCGAGGACCGGGTGGCGCGCCTGCTCGGCACCGGACAGGACGTCGTGATCATGCAGGGCGAGGCGCTGCTGCCGCTGGAGGGCGCGATCCGCGCCGCCGCCGGGCCGGGCACCGTCGCGCTGAACATCGTCACGGGGCCGTACGGGCAGACGTTCGGGAACTGGCTGCGGGACTGCGGTGCGACCGTGCACGACCTCGCCGTGCCGTTCCACACGGCCGTCTCCGCCGAGCAGGTCCGCCAGGCCTTCGCCGAGCACCCGGAGATCGACTTCGTCTCCCTGGTGCACGCGGAGGCGGCGACCGGGAACACCAACCCGGTCGCGGAGATCGGCGAGGCGGTGCGGGCGCACGGCGCACTGTTCTACCTGGACGCCGTGGCCTCCGTGGGCGCCGAGCCGGTGCTGCCGGACGCGTGGGGCGTGGACCTGTGCGTGATCGGCGCGCAGAAGGCGATGGGCGGTCCGGCCGGTGTGTCGGCGGTGTCGGTGAGCGAGCGGGCCTGGGCGCGGATGGCGGCCAACCCGCACGCTCCGCGCCGGTCGTACCTCTCCCTGCTGGACTGGAAGGAGCGCTGGATCGACGGCGGGCGCAAGGCGCTGCTGCACGCGCCGGCGCAGCTGGAGATGCTCGCCCTGGAGGCATGCGTGGAGCGCATCGAGGCGGAGGGCCCCGAGACGGTGATGGCGCGGCACGCCTCGGCCGCCGCGGCCACCCGTGCCGGTGCGCTCGCGCTGGGCGGCGGTCTGGAGCCGTACGTGTACGAGGCGAAGGACGCGGCGCCGGTGGCGACGACGCTGCGGGTGCCGTCGGGCACCGACGCGTCGGAGCTGGTGGCCCGGGCCCTGGAGTCCGACCCCGCGCTGCCGCTGGCCGCGGGCGGGGGCGCGCTGGCGCGGGAGATGATCCGGGTCAACCACTACGGCCCGGACGCGACGCCCGGAGCCGTGCAGAGCTGCTTGGCGGCACTGGGTGCCGCACTGGCCGAGACCGGGGCCCGGACGGACCTCGGGGCGGCCCGGCACGCCGCCGAGTCCGCCTGGGAGGCGCAGACCGGCACGGGCCTTTCCGGAGCGTGA
- the ectA gene encoding diaminobutyrate acetyltransferase, whose amino-acid sequence MTAAQADLQIDRPRVADGAALWRIAKDSKVLDVNSSYSYLLWCRDFAATSAVARDGHGVPVGFVTGYVRPDQPDTLLVWQVAVDEAYRGRKLAASMLDGLAARTLAECGTTTVETTISPDNTASQRLFTSFAERHGATLEREVLFDTDEFPDGPHEPEVLYRIGPLGG is encoded by the coding sequence ATGACTGCCGCGCAAGCAGACCTGCAAATCGATCGTCCGAGAGTGGCCGACGGGGCCGCCCTCTGGCGGATAGCCAAGGACTCGAAGGTCCTCGACGTGAACTCGTCCTACAGCTATCTGCTCTGGTGCCGTGACTTCGCCGCCACCTCGGCCGTCGCCCGCGACGGGCACGGGGTGCCGGTCGGCTTCGTGACCGGCTACGTGCGGCCCGACCAGCCGGACACGCTGCTCGTGTGGCAGGTGGCGGTGGACGAGGCGTACCGTGGTCGAAAGCTCGCGGCTTCGATGCTCGACGGGCTCGCCGCCCGGACCCTCGCGGAGTGCGGGACGACGACCGTGGAGACCACCATCTCCCCCGACAACACCGCTTCCCAGCGGCTGTTCACCTCGTTCGCCGAGCGCCACGGCGCCACGCTGGAGCGCGAAGTCCTCTTCGACACGGACGAGTTCCCCGACGGGCCGCACGAGCCCGAGGTCCTGTACCGCATAGGCCCCCTCGGCGGCTGA
- the ectB gene encoding diaminobutyrate--2-oxoglutarate transaminase yields the protein MTITQPDLSVFETVESEVRSYCRGWPTIFDRAVGSRMYDEDGHEYLDFFAGAGSLNYGHNNAVLKRALIDYLERDGVTHGLDMSTTAKRRFLETFQNTILRPRDLPYKVMFPGPTGTNAVEAALKLARKVKGRESIVSFTNAFHGMSLGSLAVTGNAFKRAGAGIPLVHGTPMPFDNYFDGTVEDFLWFERLLEDQGSGLNKPAAVIVETVQGEGGINVARPEWLRALSELCERQDMLLIVDDIQMGCGRTGAFFSFEEAGITPDIVTVSKSISGYGLPMSLCLFKPELDVWEPGEHNGTFRGNNPAFVTATATLEAYWADGSAMEKQTRTRGEQVEQHMIAITEENLADVKEYRGRGLVWGLEFHDKDRAGRVAKRAFELGLLIETSGPESEVVKLLPALTITPDELDEGMKTLARAVRETA from the coding sequence GTGACCATCACCCAGCCCGACCTCAGTGTCTTCGAGACCGTAGAGTCCGAGGTGCGCAGCTACTGCCGCGGCTGGCCCACCATCTTCGACCGTGCGGTCGGCAGCCGCATGTACGACGAGGACGGGCACGAGTACCTGGACTTCTTCGCCGGAGCGGGCTCGCTCAACTACGGGCACAACAACGCCGTACTGAAACGCGCTCTCATCGACTACCTGGAGCGGGACGGCGTCACGCACGGTCTCGACATGTCGACGACCGCCAAGCGCCGCTTCCTGGAGACGTTCCAGAACACGATCCTGCGCCCGCGCGACCTGCCGTACAAGGTCATGTTCCCGGGCCCGACGGGCACCAACGCCGTGGAAGCCGCGCTGAAGCTGGCGCGCAAGGTGAAGGGGCGCGAGTCGATCGTGTCGTTCACCAACGCCTTCCACGGCATGTCCCTGGGCTCGCTCGCCGTGACCGGCAACGCCTTCAAGCGGGCCGGTGCCGGTATCCCGCTGGTGCACGGCACGCCCATGCCGTTCGACAACTACTTCGACGGCACGGTCGAGGACTTCCTGTGGTTCGAGCGGCTCCTGGAGGACCAGGGCTCCGGGCTCAACAAGCCGGCCGCCGTGATCGTGGAGACCGTGCAGGGCGAGGGCGGCATCAACGTCGCCCGGCCCGAGTGGCTGCGCGCCCTGTCCGAGCTGTGCGAACGCCAGGACATGCTGCTCATCGTCGACGACATCCAGATGGGCTGCGGCCGTACCGGCGCCTTCTTCTCCTTCGAGGAGGCGGGCATCACACCGGACATCGTCACCGTCTCCAAGTCGATCAGCGGCTACGGCCTGCCCATGTCGCTCTGCCTGTTCAAGCCGGAGCTGGACGTCTGGGAGCCGGGCGAGCACAACGGCACCTTCCGCGGCAACAACCCGGCCTTCGTGACGGCGACCGCCACGCTGGAGGCGTACTGGGCCGACGGGTCGGCGATGGAGAAGCAGACCCGCACCCGCGGTGAGCAGGTCGAACAGCACATGATCGCCATCACCGAGGAGAACCTCGCCGACGTCAAGGAGTACCGGGGCCGCGGCCTGGTCTGGGGCCTGGAGTTCCACGACAAGGACCGTGCGGGCCGGGTCGCCAAGCGCGCCTTCGAGCTCGGGCTGCTCATCGAGACGTCCGGTCCCGAGAGCGAGGTCGTCAAGCTGCTGCCGGCGCTCACCATCACCCCCGACGAGCTGGACGAGGGCATGAAGACCCTCGCCCGCGCCGTGCGCGAGACCGCCTGA
- a CDS encoding ectoine synthase, translating to MIVRSFKEIEGTDRHVKSASGTWESKRIVLAKEKVGFSVHETILYAGTETSMWYANHIEAVVCTQGDAELTDRETGKTYHITPGTMYLLNGHERHTLKVKEDFHCICVFNPPVTGREDHDENGVYPLLTEEV from the coding sequence GTGATCGTCCGTTCGTTCAAGGAGATCGAAGGCACCGACCGGCACGTGAAGTCGGCGTCCGGCACCTGGGAGAGCAAGCGCATCGTCCTCGCCAAGGAGAAGGTCGGCTTCTCCGTCCACGAGACGATCCTGTACGCGGGCACGGAGACCTCCATGTGGTACGCGAACCACATCGAGGCCGTCGTCTGCACCCAGGGCGACGCCGAGTTGACCGACCGCGAGACGGGGAAGACGTACCACATCACTCCGGGCACGATGTACCTCCTCAACGGCCACGAGCGGCACACGCTCAAGGTCAAGGAGGACTTCCACTGCATCTGTGTCTTCAACCCGCCCGTGACCGGACGGGAGGATCACGACGAGAACGGCGTCTACCCGCTGCTCACCGAGGAGGTGTGA
- the thpD gene encoding ectoine hydroxylase, which yields MTITTTNITDLYPTRGATEVATPRRDPVVWGSPDTPGPVSAGDLQSLDRDGFLAIDQLIGPDEVDVYRRELERLTSDPAIRADERSIVEPQSKEIRSVFEVHKISEVFANLVRDERVVGRARQILGSDVYVHQSRINVKPGFGASGFYWHSDFETWHAEDGLPNMRTISVSIALTENYDTNGGLMIMPGSHKTFLGCAGATPKDNYKKSLQMQDAGTPSDEALTKMASEYGIKLFTGKAGSATWFDCNCMHGSGDNITPFPRSNVFIVFNSVENTAVEPFAAPIRRPDFIGARDFTPVR from the coding sequence GTGACCATCACGACCACGAACATCACCGATCTCTATCCCACCCGCGGCGCCACCGAGGTGGCCACCCCCCGGCGGGACCCGGTCGTCTGGGGCTCCCCGGACACCCCCGGTCCCGTCTCGGCCGGTGACCTGCAGTCCCTGGACCGCGACGGCTTCCTCGCCATCGACCAGCTCATCGGGCCGGACGAGGTCGACGTCTACCGGCGGGAACTGGAGCGGCTCACCTCCGATCCGGCGATCCGCGCGGACGAGCGCTCGATCGTGGAGCCGCAGTCCAAGGAGATCCGGTCCGTCTTCGAGGTGCACAAGATCAGCGAGGTCTTCGCGAACCTGGTGCGCGACGAGCGGGTGGTCGGGCGGGCCCGGCAGATCCTCGGCTCGGACGTCTACGTCCACCAGTCCCGGATCAACGTGAAGCCCGGCTTCGGGGCCAGCGGTTTCTACTGGCACTCGGACTTCGAGACCTGGCACGCCGAGGACGGCCTGCCGAACATGCGGACGATCTCGGTCTCGATCGCGCTCACCGAGAACTACGACACCAACGGCGGTCTGATGATCATGCCGGGGTCGCACAAGACGTTCCTCGGGTGCGCGGGGGCCACGCCGAAGGACAACTACAAGAAGTCCCTGCAGATGCAGGACGCGGGCACGCCGTCCGACGAGGCGCTGACCAAGATGGCGTCGGAGTACGGCATCAAGCTGTTCACCGGCAAGGCCGGCTCGGCGACCTGGTTCGACTGCAACTGCATGCACGGCTCGGGCGACAACATCACGCCCTTCCCGCGCAGCAACGTGTTCATCGTGTTCAACAGCGTGGAGAACACGGCCGTCGAGCCCTTCGCGGCGCCGATCCGGCGACCGGACTTCATCGGCGCGCGGGACTTCACTCCGGTGAGGTGA
- a CDS encoding aminotransferase class V-fold PLP-dependent enzyme, which produces MDGEVPWPHSGAMESFENLVRAEFDPKTTYLNTASTGLLPARTLAAMRDAAEAAAAGEPSDMFADVEASRSAFARLTGVPSSRVAAGASVATFSGLVAAALPSGAEVLTAEGDFSSLVNPFHMRGDLKVRSVPLERIAESVGPGTALVAVSSVQSADGRIAGLAALRDAARVHGARTLIDASQSSGWLPLAAGEFDFVTAVAFKWLLCPRGVAFLVVPEDLGAAAGLTPLFAGWASGERPWDSCYGPVGELAHSARRFDESPALFSYAGARHSLSLIADLGVDAVHAHDTALADRFREGLASLGHGPVPAPGSAIVSVPALGHRQGELGRADVQVSDRAGNLRAAFHAYNTPADVDRLLNVLAD; this is translated from the coding sequence ATGGACGGGGAGGTCCCGTGGCCGCACAGTGGTGCCATGGAGAGCTTCGAGAACCTCGTCCGTGCCGAGTTCGACCCGAAGACCACGTACCTGAACACCGCCAGCACCGGTCTGCTCCCCGCCCGGACCCTCGCCGCGATGCGTGACGCGGCGGAGGCGGCGGCGGCCGGGGAGCCGTCCGACATGTTCGCCGACGTCGAGGCGAGCCGTTCCGCCTTCGCCCGGCTGACGGGGGTGCCCTCGTCCCGGGTCGCGGCCGGCGCGTCGGTCGCCACGTTCAGCGGGCTCGTCGCCGCCGCGCTGCCCTCGGGAGCCGAAGTCCTCACCGCGGAGGGTGACTTCAGCTCCCTGGTGAACCCCTTCCACATGCGCGGGGACCTGAAGGTGCGCAGTGTGCCGCTGGAGCGCATCGCGGAGTCGGTGGGGCCGGGCACCGCGCTCGTCGCGGTCAGTTCCGTCCAGTCGGCCGACGGGCGGATCGCCGGCCTCGCGGCGCTGCGGGACGCCGCCCGGGTGCACGGGGCGCGGACGCTGATCGACGCCTCGCAGTCCAGCGGGTGGCTGCCCCTGGCCGCGGGGGAGTTCGACTTCGTGACCGCGGTCGCCTTCAAGTGGCTGCTCTGCCCGCGCGGTGTCGCCTTCCTCGTCGTACCGGAGGACCTGGGAGCGGCCGCCGGACTGACGCCGCTGTTCGCCGGGTGGGCGTCCGGGGAGCGCCCCTGGGACAGCTGCTACGGCCCCGTCGGGGAACTCGCGCACTCCGCACGGCGCTTCGACGAGAGCCCCGCCCTGTTCTCGTACGCGGGCGCCCGGCACTCCCTCTCCCTGATCGCGGACCTCGGCGTGGACGCCGTGCACGCCCACGACACGGCCCTCGCCGACCGGTTCCGCGAGGGGCTGGCCTCCCTGGGCCACGGGCCGGTGCCCGCGCCGGGTTCCGCGATCGTGTCCGTACCCGCACTCGGCCACCGGCAGGGCGAGTTGGGCCGGGCCGACGTGCAGGTCTCGGACCGGGCGGGCAATCTGCGGGCCGCCTTCCACGCGTACAACACCCCGGCGGACGTCGACCGGCTGCTGAACGTGCTGGCGGACTGA